A portion of the Cryptomeria japonica chromosome 5, Sugi_1.0, whole genome shotgun sequence genome contains these proteins:
- the LOC131066164 gene encoding large ribosomal subunit protein bL19c, translating to MAANILHQVPGFALTRVVIQPSKPKLALPISFASAMNPKGQPLQLCAPLTATLVTGSRCTSLSSSTKKRNLIAHAESDSTVSEPEKDDTQIDAASSDDTQIEAASPDGTTLVTTEEQLQSPPTKPRVKLGDIMGMLNKQAVEAAEEARPTPDVRPGDIIELRVASKTRRRLYLYKGIVISRQNAGIHTTIRVRRIIAGIGIEIVFPLYSPKIKEIKVVKHRKVRRAKLYYLRDKLPRFSTFK from the exons ATGGCTGCAAACATCCTTCATCAG GTTCCTGGGTTTGCGCTCACCAGAGTGGTGATACAGCCATCAAAACCAAAGCTAGCActtcccatctcatttgcatcagcTATGAATCCCAAAGGACAACCCTTACAGCTATGTGCACCTTTAACTGCAACTCTTGTAACTGGCAGCAGGTGCACAAGTCTGTCCTCTTCTACCAAAAAAAGAAATCTCATTGCGCATGCAGAATCTGACAGCACAGTGTCTGAACCTGAAAAAGATGATACCCAAATTGATGCAGCTTCTTCAGATGATACCCAAATTGAAGCAGCTTCTCCAGACGGTACAACTTTGGTAACAACTGAGGAACAGCTTCAATCTCCTCCAACAAAGCCTAGGGTAAAACTTGGTGATATCATGGGG ATGCTTAACAAGCAAGCAGTTGAAGCTGCAGAGGAGGCAAGACCTACTCCCGATGTCAGACCAGGAGATATTATAGAGCTTAGAGTG GCATCGAAGACTCGACGGAGGCTTTACTTATACAAAGGTATAGTAATATCGAGGCAAAACGCTGGTATACATACAACTATCCGAGTGAGACGAATAATTGCAGGCATTGGCATAGAGATAGTGTTTCCATT ATACTCGCCAAAAATCAAAGAGATCAAAGTCGTCAAACATAGGAAGGTTCGTCGAGCAAAATTGTATTACCTACGAGATAAACTTCCTAGATTTTCAACCTTTAAGTGA